From a region of the Brevibacterium siliguriense genome:
- a CDS encoding Hsp20/alpha crystallin family protein: MATRFDPIRDLDRFFSEVTRTPNGTTLPMDLYRDGEVFIARIDMPGVDPSSIDVDVEDRTLTVRARRESEVADKDVKWLTRERTNGTYARQLTLGNRVALDRIRADYSDGVLTLTIPVAEEARPRKISVSHSSGQTAPEVVESSSSDAPRSPGVES, encoded by the coding sequence ATGGCTACACGTTTCGACCCCATCCGTGATCTCGACCGATTCTTCTCCGAGGTGACCCGCACACCCAACGGAACCACCCTGCCGATGGACCTCTACCGTGACGGTGAAGTTTTCATCGCTCGCATCGACATGCCCGGAGTCGATCCGAGCAGCATCGATGTCGATGTCGAAGACCGCACGCTCACGGTTCGCGCTCGCCGCGAGTCCGAGGTCGCCGACAAGGACGTGAAGTGGCTGACCAGGGAACGTACCAACGGCACATACGCCCGCCAACTCACGCTCGGCAACCGCGTGGCCCTGGACCGCATCCGCGCCGACTACAGCGATGGCGTCCTCACACTGACGATCCCCGTCGCCGAGGAGGCCCGCCCACGGAAGATCTCCGTGTCGCACTCCTCGGGACAGACCGCCCCCGAGGTCGTCGAATCGTCCTCGTCGGACGCACCCCGCTCCCCCGGCGTCGAGAGCTGA
- a CDS encoding class I SAM-dependent methyltransferase, with protein MPTTLEWSAAVAATTGADSVKGRLQMVRPRAQAAHGRGFGTQAGVYDEVRPGYPEAALDLAQTGWDRQWSDLRVCDLGAGTGILSRRLRALGTDLIAVDPDTVALERNPAPTVVGTAEDTGLEAESFDLVTVAQAWHWFDEAKAAAEVARILKSGGRLLILINQLDVRIDWVLRLSRIMHAGDVYRPQYRPQPGAGLTLIDHTLVEFTTELSVDGIVDLARTRSYWLRSNEKTRARVESNLREYLRDEHPIPDTVHLPYMCLAYLLERR; from the coding sequence ATGCCGACGACGCTAGAGTGGTCTGCAGCGGTCGCGGCGACGACCGGTGCAGACTCGGTGAAAGGCAGGCTCCAGATGGTGCGACCACGTGCGCAGGCCGCTCACGGCCGCGGTTTCGGCACCCAGGCTGGCGTCTACGACGAGGTGCGTCCCGGTTATCCCGAAGCGGCGCTCGATCTGGCACAGACCGGCTGGGACCGACAATGGTCCGATCTGCGAGTGTGCGATCTCGGCGCGGGCACCGGGATCCTCAGTCGTCGGCTGCGCGCGCTCGGCACCGATCTCATCGCCGTCGATCCCGACACCGTTGCGCTCGAACGCAATCCGGCTCCCACCGTGGTCGGCACTGCTGAGGACACCGGCCTCGAGGCGGAGAGCTTCGACCTCGTCACCGTCGCACAGGCCTGGCATTGGTTCGACGAAGCGAAAGCCGCCGCCGAGGTGGCCCGCATCCTCAAGTCGGGCGGCCGGCTCCTCATCCTCATCAACCAACTCGATGTCCGCATCGACTGGGTGCTGCGTCTGAGCCGGATCATGCATGCCGGAGATGTGTACCGTCCGCAGTACCGGCCTCAGCCGGGAGCCGGACTGACTCTCATCGACCACACGCTCGTCGAATTCACCACTGAGCTGTCCGTCGACGGCATCGTCGACCTAGCTCGGACACGATCCTATTGGCTGCGCTCGAACGAGAAGACGCGGGCTCGAGTCGAATCGAATCTGCGCGAATATCTGCGAGACGAACATCCGATTCCCGACACGGTCCATCTGCCGTATATGTGCTTGGCCTACCTTCTCGAACGGCGCTGA
- a CDS encoding 3-hydroxybutyryl-CoA dehydrogenase: MSIQRTAVIGSGLMGAGIAEVLAKSGLDVIVREINDEASAAGRARIEKSLARAVDKGKLDAAARDEALGRLRFTTDINDLADRQLVIEAASENEDIKKSIFAELDKVVTAPEAILASNTSSMPIIRFAQSTSRPERVLGVHFFNPAPVQPLVEIVSSVLTAEDVRDTVTTFVADVLGKNPIQADDRPGFIVNALLIPYLLSAVRMLESGFATKEDIDAGMVGGCAHPMGPIKLADLVGLDTCLYAAESMYEETGDPAAKPPVLLSRMVDAGLLGVKSGRGFYEY; encoded by the coding sequence ATGAGCATTCAGCGCACAGCCGTCATCGGCAGCGGACTCATGGGAGCCGGAATCGCCGAGGTGCTGGCGAAGTCCGGTCTCGACGTCATCGTCCGTGAGATCAACGACGAGGCATCGGCTGCCGGTCGCGCCCGGATCGAGAAGTCCCTGGCTCGCGCTGTGGACAAGGGCAAGCTCGATGCCGCTGCCCGCGACGAGGCGTTGGGCCGGCTGCGGTTCACCACCGATATCAACGATCTCGCCGACCGTCAGCTCGTCATCGAAGCTGCGAGCGAGAACGAAGACATCAAGAAGTCGATCTTCGCCGAACTCGACAAGGTCGTCACCGCCCCGGAGGCGATCCTCGCGTCGAACACTTCGTCGATGCCGATCATCCGCTTCGCCCAGTCGACCTCACGTCCCGAACGCGTGCTCGGCGTCCATTTCTTCAACCCGGCACCCGTACAGCCGCTGGTGGAGATCGTCTCCTCGGTTCTCACCGCAGAGGATGTCCGCGACACCGTGACCACGTTCGTCGCCGATGTGCTCGGCAAGAACCCCATCCAGGCCGATGACCGGCCCGGATTCATCGTCAACGCACTGCTCATCCCGTACCTGCTCAGCGCGGTCAGGATGCTCGAATCCGGGTTCGCGACGAAGGAGGACATCGACGCGGGAATGGTCGGCGGCTGCGCCCACCCCATGGGTCCGATCAAACTCGCCGATCTAGTTGGTCTCGATACCTGCCTCTATGCTGCGGAGAGCATGTATGAGGAGACCGGTGACCCGGCCGCGAAGCCTCCGGTCCTTCTCTCCCGCATGGTAGATGCCGGGCTGCTCGGCGTGAAGTCCGGGCGCGGGTTCTACGAATACTGA
- a CDS encoding peptide deformylase, whose translation MPEREIRLWGDPVLRSKCEPVTVFDEHVEALAADLVDTARPEGRAAVAAPQIGVGLRAFGYDLDGRTGYVINPEIVELGGQQRDIEEGCLSVPGLFFPTPRFEFARVRGVDAKNQPIEIEGSEVFAQMLQHEVGHLDGQVYIQALPSERRREAMKAIRSADWFLARMT comes from the coding sequence ATGCCTGAACGCGAGATCCGGCTGTGGGGCGACCCCGTGCTGCGCAGCAAGTGTGAGCCGGTGACGGTCTTCGACGAACACGTCGAAGCACTGGCCGCCGACCTCGTCGACACCGCACGGCCCGAGGGCCGCGCGGCCGTCGCCGCCCCGCAGATCGGCGTCGGTCTGCGGGCTTTCGGATACGACCTCGACGGCCGCACCGGCTATGTCATCAACCCGGAGATCGTCGAACTCGGAGGACAGCAGCGAGATATCGAAGAAGGCTGCCTCTCCGTCCCCGGACTGTTCTTCCCCACCCCGCGCTTCGAGTTCGCTCGGGTGCGCGGGGTGGATGCGAAGAATCAGCCCATCGAAATCGAAGGTTCGGAAGTCTTCGCCCAGATGCTCCAGCACGAAGTGGGCCACCTCGACGGGCAGGTCTACATCCAGGCCCTGCCCTCCGAGCGCCGGAGAGAAGCCATGAAGGCGATCCGCTCGGCTGACTGGTTCCTCGCACGGATGACCTGA
- a CDS encoding pyruvate carboxylase, producing MFSKVLVANRGEIAVRAFRAAYELGASTVAVFPYEDRNSEHRMKADEAYMIGEEGHPVRAYLSVEEMLRVAKEAGADAIYPGYGFLSENPDLARACADAGITFIGPKADVLELAGNKVQALAAARSAGIPVLDSTRPSADIAQLLADAESMEYPLFVKAVAGGGGRGMRRVAQASDLEDALKAAMREAEGAFGDPTVFIEQAVQRPRHIEVQVLADNDSNAIHLFERDCSVQRRHQKVVEIAPAPNLDPEISAALHADALKFAKALGYQNAGTVEFLLETDGPRAGKHVFIEMNPRVQVEHTVTEEITDVDIVASQMRIAAGASLEEIGLRQDEMRIKGAALQCRITTEDPANSFRPDTGTITAYRSAGGAGVRLDGGTVHAGAAVSPHFDSMLVKLSCRGRDFAQAVGRAKRALAEFRIRGVSSNIGFLQAVLDDPAFVAGDLSTSFIEERPQLFDARVSADRGSKLLDYLADVTVNRPHGEPGLRIRPGDKLPSIDLSAAPAAGSRDRLAELGPEGFARALREQTALAVTDTTFRDAHQSLLATRVRTRDLLAVAGHVSRMTPELLSIEAWGGATYDVALRFLGEDPWERLEALREAVPNINLQMLLRGRNTVGYTPYPTEVTDAFVDEAARTGIDIFRIFDALNDVEQMRPAIEAVRGTNTSLAEVALCYTSDILDPREELYTLDYYLRLAEQIVDAGAHVLAIKDMAGLLRPAATAKLVTALRANFDLPVHVHTHDTAGGQLATLYAAASAGADAVDAASAAMAGTTSQPSLSALVAAFENTDRDTGISLDAVSDLEPYWESVRKLYAPFESGLAGPTGRVYRHEIPGGQLSNLRQQAVALGLGERFEDIEHMYAAADSILGHLVKVTPSSKVVGDLALHLVGAGVAPEEFAENPDKFDIPDSVIGFLNGDLGDPPGGWPEPFRTKALAGRSAKPLVEHLEPADAQALETPGRDRKDKLNELLFPGPTKEFQTMRSNYGDLSVVETSEYLYGLAGGEEHAVELAKGKNLLIGVQAIGGTDERGMRSVMFTLNGQLRPLQVRDRSVESEVKTAEKADPNNSGHVGSPFAGVVTMQVHEGDKVAVGDTVATIEAMKMEATITTQTAGTVSRVAIADVQQLEGGDLVVVIDA from the coding sequence ATGTTCTCTAAAGTTCTTGTGGCCAACCGCGGAGAGATCGCCGTCCGCGCGTTCCGTGCCGCCTATGAGCTCGGAGCCTCCACAGTCGCAGTCTTCCCCTACGAGGACCGCAATTCCGAACACCGCATGAAGGCCGACGAAGCCTACATGATCGGCGAGGAGGGTCACCCTGTCCGCGCATACCTCAGCGTCGAAGAGATGCTGCGGGTGGCGAAGGAAGCCGGCGCCGATGCCATCTACCCCGGCTACGGTTTCCTCTCCGAGAACCCCGATCTGGCACGCGCCTGTGCCGACGCGGGCATCACCTTCATCGGGCCCAAGGCCGATGTGCTCGAACTCGCCGGAAACAAAGTCCAGGCGCTGGCAGCCGCACGCAGCGCCGGCATCCCGGTGCTCGACTCCACCCGCCCCTCGGCCGATATCGCGCAGCTGCTCGCCGATGCCGAGTCGATGGAATACCCCCTCTTCGTCAAGGCCGTCGCCGGCGGCGGCGGACGCGGAATGCGCCGCGTGGCACAGGCCTCGGATCTCGAGGACGCTCTCAAGGCCGCTATGCGTGAAGCCGAAGGTGCTTTCGGCGATCCCACGGTCTTCATCGAACAGGCCGTACAGCGCCCCCGTCACATCGAGGTCCAGGTTCTGGCCGACAACGACTCGAACGCCATCCACCTGTTCGAACGCGACTGCTCGGTTCAGCGCCGTCACCAGAAGGTCGTCGAGATCGCTCCGGCTCCGAACCTTGATCCCGAGATCTCTGCCGCACTGCACGCAGACGCCCTGAAATTCGCGAAGGCTCTGGGCTATCAGAACGCCGGCACCGTGGAGTTCCTCCTCGAAACGGACGGCCCGCGCGCCGGAAAGCACGTGTTCATCGAGATGAACCCGCGCGTCCAGGTAGAGCACACTGTGACCGAGGAGATCACCGATGTCGACATCGTGGCATCGCAGATGCGCATCGCCGCCGGTGCCAGCCTCGAGGAGATCGGCCTGCGCCAAGACGAGATGCGCATCAAGGGTGCCGCCCTGCAGTGCCGCATCACCACCGAGGATCCCGCGAACTCGTTCCGTCCCGACACGGGAACCATCACCGCCTACCGCTCTGCCGGAGGTGCCGGCGTGCGCCTCGACGGTGGAACCGTGCACGCCGGCGCCGCCGTCAGCCCCCACTTCGACTCGATGCTCGTGAAGCTGTCGTGCCGCGGCCGCGACTTCGCTCAGGCCGTCGGCCGTGCCAAGCGCGCCCTGGCCGAGTTCCGCATCCGCGGCGTGTCCTCGAACATCGGATTCCTGCAGGCCGTCCTCGACGATCCCGCATTCGTCGCCGGCGACCTGTCCACCTCCTTCATCGAAGAGCGCCCGCAGCTCTTCGACGCCCGAGTGAGCGCCGACCGCGGCTCGAAGCTGCTCGACTACCTCGCCGATGTCACGGTCAACCGGCCCCACGGCGAACCGGGTCTGCGCATCCGCCCCGGCGACAAGCTGCCGAGCATCGACCTCTCCGCGGCCCCCGCTGCGGGCAGCCGCGACCGCCTCGCCGAGCTCGGGCCCGAGGGCTTCGCCCGCGCACTGCGCGAACAGACCGCTCTGGCCGTCACCGATACGACGTTCCGCGACGCCCACCAATCTCTTCTCGCCACCCGCGTGCGCACCCGTGACCTGCTGGCAGTGGCCGGTCATGTGTCCCGGATGACGCCGGAGCTGCTGAGCATCGAGGCCTGGGGCGGTGCCACCTATGATGTGGCGCTGCGTTTCCTCGGGGAGGATCCCTGGGAGCGTCTCGAGGCACTGCGCGAAGCCGTGCCCAACATCAACCTGCAGATGCTCCTGCGCGGACGCAACACCGTCGGCTACACCCCGTACCCGACAGAGGTCACCGACGCCTTCGTCGATGAGGCTGCTCGCACAGGCATCGACATCTTCCGCATCTTCGATGCCCTCAACGACGTCGAGCAGATGCGCCCGGCGATCGAGGCCGTGCGCGGAACGAACACGTCGCTGGCCGAGGTGGCCCTGTGCTACACCTCCGACATCCTCGACCCGAGGGAAGAGCTCTACACCCTCGACTACTACCTGCGCCTGGCCGAGCAGATCGTCGACGCAGGGGCTCATGTGCTCGCCATCAAGGACATGGCCGGACTGCTGCGTCCCGCCGCCACGGCCAAGCTCGTGACGGCTCTGCGGGCGAACTTCGACCTGCCCGTCCACGTCCACACGCATGACACCGCGGGCGGACAGCTGGCCACCCTCTATGCTGCGGCTTCTGCCGGTGCCGATGCCGTCGATGCCGCCTCGGCGGCCATGGCCGGAACAACGAGCCAGCCGAGCCTCTCCGCCCTCGTCGCCGCCTTCGAGAACACCGACCGCGACACGGGCATCAGCCTCGACGCCGTCAGCGACCTCGAGCCCTACTGGGAATCGGTGCGCAAACTCTACGCGCCCTTCGAGTCCGGACTGGCCGGACCGACCGGTCGCGTCTACCGGCATGAGATCCCTGGTGGCCAGCTGTCGAACCTGCGTCAGCAGGCCGTGGCACTGGGACTGGGGGAGCGGTTCGAAGACATCGAGCACATGTACGCGGCCGCCGATTCGATCCTCGGCCACCTCGTCAAGGTCACCCCGTCCTCGAAGGTCGTCGGCGACCTGGCTCTCCACCTCGTCGGCGCCGGAGTCGCACCGGAGGAGTTCGCGGAGAACCCGGACAAGTTCGACATCCCGGACTCGGTCATCGGATTCCTCAACGGCGACCTCGGAGACCCTCCGGGCGGATGGCCGGAGCCGTTCCGCACGAAGGCCCTGGCCGGTCGCTCCGCCAAGCCGCTCGTCGAGCACCTCGAACCCGCGGATGCACAAGCGCTGGAGACCCCGGGCCGGGACCGGAAGGACAAGCTCAACGAGCTGCTGTTCCCCGGGCCCACGAAGGAGTTCCAGACGATGCGCTCGAACTACGGCGACCTCTCCGTCGTCGAGACCTCCGAGTACCTTTACGGACTCGCCGGCGGCGAAGAGCACGCCGTGGAGCTGGCGAAGGGCAAGAACCTGCTCATCGGCGTCCAGGCCATCGGCGGAACAGACGAGCGCGGAATGCGGTCGGTCATGTTCACCCTCAACGGACAGCTGCGTCCTCTGCAGGTCCGCGACCGGTCTGTCGAAAGCGAAGTCAAGACCGCGGAGAAGGCCGATCCGAACAACAGCGGCCATGTCGGCAGCCCGTTCGCCGGTGTCGTGACCATGCAGGTCCATGAGGGCGACAAGGTCGCCGTCGGCGACACCGTTGCCACGATCGAAGCCATGAAGATGGAAGCGACGATCACCACGCAGACGGCGGGAACCGTCTCCCGTGTGGCCATCGCCGACGTCCAGCAGCTCGAAGGCGGAGACCTCGTCGTGGTGATCGATGCCTGA
- a CDS encoding ParA family protein, which produces MLVLSISSLKGGVGKTSVTLGLASAAYNRGIPTLVVDMDPQADSSTGLDVPTSTRVDIADVLAAPKSQKILSEAIIPSGWVGDRLGHLDVISGSPRAAEFDRPSLSERYLRRLQDALTRIAKGYRLVLIDCPPSLNGLTRTAWSASNRVAVVTEPSLFSVAAADRALRATDELRQRGASDLQPLGLVVNRVRAGSTEHDYRIQEMREMFGPLVLNPPLAERAVLQQAQGSARPIHSWPGKPAEEVSGSFDALLERALRSENIRGRRGVAPAKNGAQQSEKK; this is translated from the coding sequence GTGCTTGTCCTAAGTATCAGCAGCCTCAAAGGCGGAGTCGGTAAGACATCCGTGACGCTCGGTCTGGCATCGGCGGCCTACAACAGGGGAATTCCCACCCTGGTCGTCGACATGGACCCGCAGGCGGACTCGTCGACCGGCCTCGATGTGCCGACCTCGACGCGTGTCGACATCGCCGATGTGCTCGCTGCTCCGAAGTCCCAGAAGATCCTGTCCGAGGCGATCATCCCCTCCGGGTGGGTCGGCGACAGGCTCGGCCACCTCGATGTGATCTCCGGTTCTCCGCGAGCCGCAGAATTCGATCGGCCTTCGCTGTCCGAGCGCTATCTGCGTCGGCTCCAAGATGCCCTGACTCGGATCGCCAAAGGCTACCGACTCGTCCTCATCGACTGTCCGCCCAGCCTCAACGGTCTCACCCGTACTGCGTGGTCGGCGAGCAATCGGGTCGCGGTCGTGACCGAGCCCAGCCTGTTCTCCGTCGCCGCTGCCGACCGTGCCCTGCGTGCGACGGATGAGCTGAGGCAGCGTGGCGCCTCCGACCTGCAGCCTCTCGGCCTGGTCGTCAACCGAGTGCGTGCCGGTTCGACGGAGCATGACTATCGCATCCAGGAGATGCGTGAGATGTTCGGTCCGCTCGTGCTCAATCCGCCTCTGGCCGAACGCGCTGTCCTGCAGCAGGCTCAGGGGTCGGCGCGTCCGATCCACTCCTGGCCCGGCAAGCCCGCCGAGGAAGTCTCCGGGTCCTTCGACGCTCTGCTCGAACGTGCGCTGCGGTCGGAGAACATCCGCGGTCGGCGTGGTGTCGCCCCGGCGAAGAACGGTGCTCAGCAGTCCGAGAAGAAATGA
- a CDS encoding MerR family transcriptional regulator, with translation MNRSSHESVDMTPMPSAAQGLLFDDDLPVLDEEAGYRGPTVCKVVGISYRRLDYWARTDLVTPSIRNATGSGSQRLYSFRDILVLKIVKRLLDTGVGLQSIRTAVEHLRSRGVEDLSQITLMSDGASVFECTSPDEVVDLLQGGQGVFGIAVGRVWNEVEGTLSEFPSERIPEDDAALEAMDELAARRARKSG, from the coding sequence GTGAACCGCTCAAGTCATGAAAGCGTCGACATGACGCCGATGCCGTCAGCGGCCCAAGGGCTGCTGTTCGATGATGATCTGCCCGTACTCGATGAAGAGGCCGGCTACCGCGGTCCCACCGTCTGCAAGGTCGTCGGCATCAGCTACCGTCGCCTCGACTACTGGGCGCGCACCGATCTGGTGACCCCGTCGATCCGCAATGCGACCGGATCCGGCAGCCAGCGTCTCTACAGCTTCCGTGACATCCTCGTCCTCAAGATCGTCAAGCGGCTCCTCGACACCGGCGTCGGACTGCAGTCGATCCGTACAGCGGTCGAACACCTGCGTTCCCGCGGCGTCGAGGATCTCTCTCAGATCACGCTCATGTCCGATGGCGCCAGCGTCTTCGAGTGCACGTCACCCGATGAGGTCGTCGACCTCCTCCAGGGCGGGCAGGGCGTATTCGGCATCGCCGTCGGTCGAGTCTGGAACGAAGTCGAAGGCACGCTCTCCGAGTTCCCGAGCGAACGCATCCCCGAAGACGACGCGGCGCTCGAGGCCATGGACGAACTCGCCGCCCGTCGCGCACGTAAGTCCGGCTGA
- a CDS encoding lysophospholipid acyltransferase family protein, which yields MFYWFLKRVLAGPILRILFRPWVRGVDNLPAEGPAIIAGNHNHFMDSIFVPLLAPRPVVYLAKKDYFTGRGIKGAVTRWFFKLNNQLPMDRGGGSGSQASLESGLKVLREGNSLGIYPEGTRSPDGKLYRGRTGIARLVLESGAPVVPVAIIGTDKLQPAGRLVPKLRRVGVVFGTPMDFSKYSGLPVDRFMLRSVTDEIMYEIMRLSGQEYVDTYASTVKTKLLTSAKPKKADPEKDAAKGRDAAKDKGKDAARSQNCADGNEPESGSESQSTSA from the coding sequence GTGTTCTACTGGTTTCTCAAGCGAGTCCTTGCCGGACCCATCCTGCGCATCCTCTTCCGTCCGTGGGTGCGCGGCGTGGACAATCTGCCGGCCGAGGGTCCAGCGATCATCGCGGGAAACCACAACCACTTCATGGACTCGATCTTCGTCCCGCTGCTCGCGCCGCGCCCAGTCGTGTACCTGGCGAAGAAGGACTACTTCACGGGTCGCGGAATCAAAGGCGCGGTGACCCGCTGGTTCTTCAAGCTCAACAATCAGCTGCCCATGGACCGCGGCGGCGGTTCGGGATCTCAGGCTTCGCTCGAATCGGGCCTGAAGGTCCTCCGGGAGGGTAATTCGCTGGGCATCTATCCCGAAGGCACGCGGTCGCCCGACGGGAAGCTCTATCGGGGACGCACCGGCATCGCTCGTCTCGTCCTCGAGTCCGGTGCCCCGGTGGTTCCCGTGGCGATCATCGGCACGGACAAGCTGCAGCCTGCCGGCCGCCTCGTCCCCAAACTCCGGCGTGTCGGGGTCGTCTTCGGAACGCCCATGGACTTCTCGAAGTACTCAGGTCTTCCGGTCGACCGTTTCATGCTGCGGTCGGTCACCGACGAGATCATGTACGAGATCATGCGCCTGTCCGGTCAGGAATACGTAGACACCTATGCGTCGACGGTCAAGACGAAGCTGCTGACGAGCGCGAAGCCGAAGAAAGCGGACCCCGAGAAGGACGCGGCGAAGGGTCGCGATGCCGCGAAGGACAAGGGCAAGGATGCCGCGAGGTCGCAGAATTGCGCAGACGGGAACGAACCGGAATCGGGCAGCGAGAGCCAGTCGACTTCGGCCTGA
- a CDS encoding alpha/beta hydrolase, translating into MEIDFTLRQDPTAAYRSLGGGSSAAVLFLHGITGSPVSWVPIARAIADEGIDVSVPLLPGHGTTWQDMIATGWADWLGEARTELGRLQADHDRVVVAGLSMGGALALALASAEGAPDEVIVVNPALYVDSPFAPLLPVLKHFVRTIPSIGGDIAHPDRDEYAYDRTPLAPMATFHRALSIVREDLWKIDCPVTAMISGEDNVVGPRTLRALRSDLQHPPRTVALRRSRHVATLDFDANTIAEAVLQAVRTEATVPFPSETGE; encoded by the coding sequence ATGGAGATCGATTTCACACTCAGGCAGGATCCGACGGCCGCCTACCGCAGCCTCGGTGGCGGCTCATCTGCCGCGGTCCTGTTCCTGCACGGGATCACCGGTTCTCCCGTCTCCTGGGTGCCGATCGCACGAGCGATCGCGGATGAGGGCATCGACGTCAGCGTTCCGCTGCTGCCCGGTCACGGGACCACGTGGCAGGACATGATCGCCACGGGCTGGGCCGATTGGCTCGGCGAGGCGCGCACGGAGTTGGGCCGACTGCAGGCCGACCATGACCGGGTCGTCGTCGCCGGTCTGTCGATGGGCGGGGCCCTGGCTCTGGCTCTGGCCTCGGCCGAGGGCGCGCCCGACGAGGTCATCGTCGTCAACCCCGCTCTTTACGTCGACTCCCCCTTCGCTCCCCTGCTGCCGGTGCTCAAGCATTTCGTCCGCACGATTCCGTCCATCGGCGGAGACATCGCCCACCCGGACCGCGACGAGTACGCCTACGACCGGACACCGTTGGCTCCCATGGCCACGTTCCATCGCGCGCTGAGCATCGTGCGCGAAGATCTGTGGAAGATCGACTGCCCCGTCACCGCCATGATCTCCGGAGAGGACAATGTTGTGGGCCCGCGAACGCTGCGTGCGCTGCGCTCGGACCTTCAGCACCCGCCGCGCACCGTCGCTCTGCGCCGATCCCGACATGTGGCGACGCTTGATTTCGATGCGAACACCATCGCCGAGGCGGTCCTCCAGGCAGTCCGCACCGAGGCGACTGTCCCTTTCCCGTCGGAGACCGGGGAATAG